From Deltaproteobacteria bacterium, one genomic window encodes:
- a CDS encoding SDR family oxidoreductase has translation MAERLTGKVAVITGAANGIGRGTTLRFLAEGARVIAADLNATTGAEMLELAARAGHRERVRFIKTDVAQEVDVAAAIDLAVSAFGRLDCVFNNAGVVGAIGPIDQLGADDWDYTFAVLVRGVFLGMKHAARVFKRQGGGGAIISTASIAGLSGGDGPQAYSASKAAVINLTRAVAVELAPFKIRVNAICPGGILTPLLHRGSPEMIQSVLEKMQPWPEAGLPEHIAAAALFLASDDAAFVTGEALVVDGGLTAAGGNAMKALGQGELSLQVVGVDRGTTGLESTLRAIE, from the coding sequence GTGGCAGAACGATTGACCGGTAAAGTCGCGGTGATCACCGGCGCCGCCAATGGCATCGGACGCGGCACGACGCTGCGATTTCTGGCCGAAGGCGCGCGCGTGATCGCGGCGGATCTGAATGCGACCACCGGCGCCGAGATGCTCGAACTGGCCGCGCGCGCCGGGCACCGCGAGCGCGTTCGCTTCATCAAGACCGACGTGGCGCAGGAAGTGGACGTGGCAGCGGCGATCGATCTCGCCGTCTCAGCATTCGGCCGCCTCGACTGCGTCTTCAACAACGCCGGCGTGGTCGGCGCGATCGGACCGATCGATCAGCTCGGCGCCGACGACTGGGACTACACGTTTGCCGTGTTGGTGCGCGGAGTCTTCCTCGGCATGAAGCACGCCGCGCGGGTGTTCAAGCGGCAGGGCGGCGGCGGCGCAATCATCAGCACCGCGTCGATCGCGGGCCTCAGCGGCGGCGACGGGCCGCAAGCGTACTCGGCGTCGAAGGCGGCGGTGATCAACCTGACCCGCGCCGTCGCGGTCGAGTTGGCGCCGTTCAAAATTCGCGTCAACGCAATCTGCCCGGGCGGGATTCTCACACCGCTGCTGCACCGCGGCAGCCCCGAGATGATCCAATCCGTGCTCGAGAAGATGCAGCCGTGGCCCGAGGCGGGTCTGCCCGAACACATCGCCGCCGCGGCGCTGTTTCTGGCCAGCGACGATGCGGCCTTCGTCACCGGCGAAGCGCTGGTGGTCGACGGCGGCCTCACGGCGGCGGGCGGCAACGCGATGAAGGCGCTGGGGCAAGGCGAGTTGTCGCTCCAGGTCGTCGGCGTCGATCGCGGCACGACCGGACTCGAATCCACGCTGCGCGCCATTGAGTAG
- a CDS encoding pyridoxal-phosphate dependent enzyme, producing MTTYAADLAAVRDAAQRIASVAHRTPMATCATLDALAGRSLFFKCEQLQKVGAFKFRGAANAVMKLSDDAAARGVVTHSSGNHAQALALAAKLRGIPAHIVMPRNASPVKLRAVEGYGARVIACEPTLSARASTAAAVVSETGATLIHPYNNPDIIAGQGTAALELMEQVPQLDAIIAPVGGGGLLAGTAIAAKGLSPSIRIIAGEPEGADDAARSLAAGTLIPQTAPNTLADGLLTGLGELTWPIIRDHVERVVTVSDAQIVAAMRLAWERAKLLIEPSAAVALAVALSEEFKALRDLNRVGIVLSGGNVDLDHLPW from the coding sequence ATGACCACATACGCCGCTGATCTCGCTGCGGTCCGCGACGCCGCGCAGCGCATCGCCAGCGTCGCCCATCGCACGCCGATGGCCACCTGCGCTACGCTCGACGCGCTGGCGGGGCGATCCCTCTTCTTCAAGTGCGAACAGTTGCAGAAAGTCGGCGCGTTCAAGTTTCGCGGCGCGGCCAATGCGGTGATGAAACTGTCCGACGACGCCGCGGCGCGCGGCGTGGTCACGCACAGCTCGGGCAATCACGCGCAGGCGCTGGCGCTCGCCGCCAAGCTGCGCGGAATTCCAGCGCACATCGTCATGCCGCGCAACGCCTCGCCGGTGAAACTGCGGGCGGTCGAAGGCTACGGTGCGCGCGTGATCGCGTGCGAGCCGACGCTGAGTGCGCGCGCCAGTACTGCGGCTGCGGTGGTCAGCGAGACCGGCGCCACCTTGATTCACCCCTACAACAATCCCGACATCATCGCCGGCCAAGGCACCGCAGCGCTGGAGCTGATGGAACAAGTTCCCCAACTCGATGCCATCATTGCGCCGGTTGGTGGCGGCGGCTTGCTCGCCGGCACGGCCATCGCCGCGAAAGGGCTCAGCCCGTCGATTCGCATCATTGCCGGGGAACCCGAGGGCGCTGACGACGCGGCGCGCTCGCTGGCGGCGGGCACGCTGATCCCTCAAACCGCGCCGAACACGCTCGCCGACGGCCTCCTCACCGGCCTCGGCGAACTGACCTGGCCGATCATCCGCGACCATGTCGAACGCGTCGTCACCGTCAGCGATGCGCAGATCGTCGCCGCCATGCGTCTGGCCTGGGAGCGGGCGAAGCTCTTGATCGAACCGAGCGCGGCGGTGGCGCTGGCGGTGGCACTCAGCGAGGAGTTCAAGGCGTTGCGCGATCTCAATCGCGTCGGCATCGTGCTGAGCGGCGGCAACGTCGACCTCGATCATTTGCCGTGGTAG
- a CDS encoding PaaI family thioesterase, with the protein MRRPIVYDHEYNGCFGCGPHNPAGLRLRFFETEDGVEVEYNVPPHLEGAAGVVHGGIQATLLDETLCMTAYAKLGHSVVTGELSVRYVRPAPTGAPLLARGRIVETKERSAFIEGAIYLQSTGEELTRARGRFFRHAE; encoded by the coding sequence ATGCGCCGGCCGATCGTCTACGACCACGAATACAATGGCTGCTTCGGTTGCGGGCCGCACAACCCTGCGGGCCTGCGCCTCCGCTTCTTCGAAACCGAAGACGGCGTCGAGGTGGAGTACAACGTTCCGCCGCACCTGGAAGGCGCGGCGGGTGTCGTTCACGGTGGCATCCAAGCCACTCTGCTCGACGAGACGCTGTGCATGACGGCGTACGCCAAGCTCGGACATTCGGTGGTGACCGGCGAACTCAGCGTGCGCTACGTGCGGCCCGCGCCAACCGGCGCGCCGCTGCTCGCCCGCGGCCGTATCGTCGAGACCAAGGAGCGCAGCGCCTTCATCGAAGGCGCGATCTATCTGCAGTCGACCGGAGAGGAGCTGACGCGCGCCCGCGGGCGGTTCTTCCGCCACGCCGAGTAG